In the Lysinibacillus sp. PLM2 genome, one interval contains:
- a CDS encoding transposase, which translates to MMTKNQINEREQFEMITIEQLVPKDHLVRKLDAAIDFKFIYPLVEHLYSTVGRPSIDPVVLFKMTFIQYTFGIRSMRQTIKEIETNMAYRWFLGFGFHTEVPHFSTFGKNYERRFQDTDIFEQIFYRILKEIMDCGFLSEDHVFIDSTHVKASANKRKYDKKLVRKETRAYEAKLQEELNIDREENGKKPFPPEKFENDEMKEIKESTTDPESGYYVKDERTKQFAYSFHTATDERGFVLGSIVTPGNIHDSHMLQPLVEKIIEHVGKPVAVVADAAYKTPAIANFLLENQMLPVLPYTRPKTKEGFFRKHEFVYDEYLNAYICPNNQLLKYTTTTKEGYRQYKSNPTVCTNCPFISQCTENKNHIKLIQRHIWEGYLEETEHLRHHFEVKEIYAKRKETIERVFADAKEKHGMRWTTLRGLKKLSMQAMLTFAAINLKKLATWTWKAA; encoded by the coding sequence ATGATGACGAAAAATCAAATCAATGAACGTGAACAGTTTGAAATGATAACTATTGAACAACTTGTACCAAAGGACCATCTGGTCCGTAAACTAGATGCTGCAATTGATTTTAAATTTATCTATCCATTAGTTGAACATCTATACTCCACTGTTGGAAGACCAAGTATTGATCCTGTTGTTCTATTTAAAATGACGTTTATTCAATATACATTCGGCATTCGTTCAATGCGCCAAACGATTAAAGAGATTGAAACGAATATGGCATATCGTTGGTTCCTAGGATTCGGCTTTCATACAGAAGTTCCACATTTTTCAACCTTCGGTAAGAACTATGAACGACGCTTTCAAGATACCGATATCTTTGAACAGATTTTTTACCGTATCTTAAAAGAGATTATGGACTGTGGTTTCTTATCAGAAGACCATGTTTTTATTGATTCTACACATGTAAAGGCAAGTGCTAATAAACGAAAGTATGATAAGAAACTTGTACGAAAAGAAACACGTGCTTATGAAGCGAAGCTTCAAGAAGAACTGAATATCGATCGTGAGGAAAACGGAAAAAAACCATTTCCACCGGAAAAATTTGAAAATGACGAAATGAAAGAAATCAAAGAAAGTACTACCGATCCTGAAAGTGGTTACTATGTAAAAGATGAACGTACGAAACAGTTTGCGTATTCATTTCATACAGCGACAGATGAAAGAGGATTTGTATTAGGCTCTATTGTCACTCCGGGGAATATACACGATAGTCATATGCTCCAGCCTTTAGTAGAAAAGATTATTGAACATGTCGGAAAGCCTGTAGCTGTGGTAGCCGATGCTGCTTATAAAACACCTGCGATTGCGAACTTTCTATTAGAGAATCAAATGTTACCTGTATTACCGTACACCCGCCCAAAAACAAAAGAAGGTTTCTTCCGTAAGCATGAGTTTGTTTATGATGAGTATCTTAATGCCTATATCTGCCCAAATAATCAGCTACTAAAGTACACTACGACAACTAAGGAAGGTTATCGCCAATACAAATCCAATCCAACGGTTTGTACGAATTGTCCTTTCATATCACAATGTACAGAAAATAAGAATCATATAAAGCTGATTCAACGACACATTTGGGAAGGGTACTTAGAGGAGACGGAACATCTGCGTCATCATTTTGAAGTAAAAGAGATATATGCAAAACGCAAAGAAACAATTGAACGTGTCTTTGCCGATGCTAAAGAAAAGCATGGTATGCGTTGGACAACCCTACGGGGCTTAAAAAAATTGTCCATGCAGGCGATGCTTACTTTTGCTGCTATAAATTTAAAAAAGCTTGCTACTTGGACATGGAAAGCTGCATAA
- the yhaM gene encoding 3'-5' exoribonuclease YhaM has protein sequence MEGITKLQVGEQVDQFLLIKQATKGVTTVGKPFMSLVLQDKSGDIEAKLWDTNEDHEQMYRAEVIVRVGGEIHDYRGKNQLRIKQIRIAKPEDGISINDLVPSASTPKEELYEELTQYFFEIKNPHISRITRHIIKKYQDDILVFPAATKNHHDYASGLLDHVVSMLRLGKAICDLYPTLNRDLIYAGVILHDIGKVKELSGPIATTYTVEGNLLGHISIMVDEIGKAAEELGIDGEEVVLLKHIVLSHHGKEEWGSPKKPMIQEAEILHYIDNIDAKMNMLTRALGKTKPGEFTERLFALDNRSFYKPLI, from the coding sequence GTGGAAGGAATTACTAAACTCCAGGTCGGGGAACAAGTTGATCAATTTTTATTAATAAAACAAGCGACAAAGGGTGTAACAACTGTTGGCAAACCATTTATGTCACTTGTGCTGCAGGATAAAAGTGGAGATATAGAAGCAAAACTTTGGGATACAAATGAAGATCATGAACAAATGTATAGAGCAGAAGTAATTGTTCGTGTTGGTGGGGAAATCCACGATTACCGTGGGAAAAATCAACTTCGAATAAAACAAATCAGAATAGCAAAACCAGAAGATGGTATTAGTATTAATGATTTAGTCCCTTCAGCTTCTACTCCGAAAGAGGAGCTTTATGAGGAGCTAACTCAATATTTCTTTGAAATAAAAAATCCTCACATTTCTAGGATTACAAGACATATTATAAAAAAATATCAAGATGATATATTGGTTTTCCCAGCAGCAACGAAAAATCATCATGACTATGCATCAGGCTTACTAGATCATGTTGTTTCAATGCTACGTTTAGGTAAAGCGATTTGTGATTTATATCCAACATTAAACAGAGATTTGATCTATGCAGGAGTCATTTTACACGATATTGGGAAAGTAAAGGAACTATCAGGACCTATTGCGACAACTTATACGGTAGAGGGGAATTTACTCGGACATATTTCAATTATGGTTGATGAGATTGGAAAAGCTGCTGAGGAGTTAGGTATCGATGGAGAAGAAGTAGTACTACTGAAACATATCGTGCTATCCCATCACGGAAAAGAAGAATGGGGAAGCCCTAAAAAGCCAATGATTCAAGAAGCAGAAATTCTACATTATATTGATAACATTGATGCGAAAATGAATATGTTAACAAGAGCATTGGGGAAAACAAAGCCGGGTGAGTTCACAGAACGTCTATTTGCATTAGATAATCGTTCATTCTATAAGCCGCTAATTTAA
- the serC gene encoding phosphoserine aminotransferase, whose translation MSTTNKRAYNFNAGPSALPLEVLEKAQQELVNYNGSGMSIMEMSHRSKDYDAVHNEAIARLKKLFSIPENYEVLFLQGGASLQFTMVPMNFLTEGKTASYVLTGSWSEKALKEAKLFGQPVEAASSKENKYRNIPALNDIKFNADDAYVHLTSNNTIYGTEWFEFPDTGDVPLVADMSSDILSRPVDVSKFGIIYAGAQKNLGPSGVTVVIIRKDLLEKANTNIPTMLKYTTHADSNSLYNTPPAFGIYMLGEVLKWVEDQGGLEAVQKRNEEKAKLIYDAIDNSNGFYKGHATPESRSLMNITFRVADEELEKKFLAEAKEAGFVGLNGHRSVGGCRASAYNAVPVETCKALAEFMVEFQNKNQ comes from the coding sequence ATGAGTACAACTAACAAACGAGCTTATAATTTTAATGCAGGGCCATCTGCGTTACCATTAGAAGTACTAGAAAAAGCACAGCAAGAATTAGTAAATTATAATGGTTCTGGCATGTCCATTATGGAGATGAGCCATCGTAGTAAAGACTATGATGCAGTTCATAATGAAGCAATTGCTAGACTTAAAAAATTATTCTCTATTCCTGAAAATTACGAAGTTCTTTTCCTTCAGGGTGGAGCTAGCCTACAATTTACAATGGTACCGATGAACTTCTTAACAGAAGGAAAAACTGCAAGCTACGTATTAACTGGCTCTTGGTCTGAAAAAGCGCTTAAAGAAGCAAAACTTTTTGGACAACCAGTTGAGGCAGCAAGCTCTAAAGAAAATAAATATCGAAACATCCCTGCTTTAAATGACATCAAATTCAATGCAGATGATGCTTATGTACACTTAACATCAAATAATACAATCTATGGTACTGAATGGTTTGAATTCCCTGACACTGGTGATGTTCCACTAGTTGCAGATATGTCTAGTGACATTCTTTCTAGACCTGTAGATGTAAGTAAATTTGGCATCATATATGCTGGTGCACAAAAGAATTTAGGTCCATCAGGTGTAACTGTTGTTATTATTCGTAAGGATCTTTTAGAAAAAGCCAATACAAACATTCCTACAATGTTAAAATACACAACTCATGCAGATTCAAACTCTTTATATAACACCCCACCTGCATTCGGTATTTATATGTTAGGTGAGGTTTTAAAATGGGTTGAAGACCAAGGCGGATTAGAAGCCGTGCAAAAGCGTAATGAAGAAAAAGCGAAATTAATCTATGATGCAATTGATAACAGCAATGGATTCTACAAAGGTCATGCTACTCCAGAATCTCGTTCTTTAATGAATATTACTTTTAGAGTAGCGGACGAAGAGCTAGAAAAGAAATTCTTGGCCGAAGCTAAAGAAGCAGGTTTTGTTGGATTAAACGGACACCGTTCAGTTGGTGGTTGCCGCGCATCTGCATATAATGCTGTCCCTGTTGAAACTTGTAAAGCATTAGCTGAATTCATGGTTGAATTCCAAAATAAAAATCAATAA
- the yhzD gene encoding hypothetical protein gives MEDYRFTAFEKNGETLFDEVWNFENDLQAKQEGQKKIEEVGAAEKTHRLVNSQGKLILFHI, from the coding sequence ATGGAGGATTATCGTTTTACAGCCTTTGAAAAAAATGGAGAAACTTTATTTGACGAAGTTTGGAATTTTGAAAATGATTTACAAGCTAAACAAGAAGGGCAAAAGAAAATTGAGGAAGTCGGTGCTGCAGAGAAAACCCACCGCTTAGTTAATTCCCAAGGGAAATTAATTCTTTTCCATATTTAA
- the prsA gene encoding foldase protein PrsA, giving the protein MKKTLLAIGLASSVFTLAACNNNTEDNAADEVVVSTTYGEITKDEFYKELKTVAGPKLLEQLVVKQVLENTYEVSEEDLNKEFDSFKEMYGESYNSVLEMYGYTEEAYKDELKFGLLTQKLSEEVQSSITDEELQNYYDQGKYELNARHILVKDKAKADEIYKKLQDGEDFATLASENSVDTGTATNGGELGWFSVGQMVPEFNDAAYALELNTISEPVKSSFGYHIIEVTDKREVADYPTFEEKKEEIRQTLISQKSNTKLMELVKAANVDIKDADLQGTLDAYMPTEE; this is encoded by the coding sequence ATGAAAAAAACATTATTAGCAATAGGACTAGCTTCTTCTGTATTCACCCTTGCTGCGTGTAACAACAATACAGAAGATAATGCAGCTGATGAAGTAGTTGTTTCAACAACTTACGGTGAAATTACAAAGGATGAATTCTACAAAGAGTTAAAAACAGTTGCTGGGCCAAAATTGCTTGAACAATTAGTTGTAAAACAAGTATTAGAAAATACTTACGAAGTTTCTGAAGAAGATTTAAATAAAGAGTTTGATTCGTTTAAAGAAATGTATGGCGAATCGTATAATTCAGTTTTAGAAATGTATGGTTACACTGAAGAAGCTTATAAAGACGAGCTAAAATTCGGCTTACTTACACAAAAGCTATCTGAAGAAGTGCAATCAAGCATTACGGATGAAGAATTACAAAATTACTACGATCAAGGTAAATATGAATTAAACGCTCGTCATATTTTAGTAAAAGATAAAGCGAAAGCTGATGAAATTTACAAAAAACTTCAAGACGGTGAAGATTTTGCTACATTAGCAAGTGAAAACAGCGTTGATACTGGCACTGCTACAAACGGTGGGGAGCTTGGTTGGTTCTCTGTTGGTCAAATGGTTCCTGAATTTAATGACGCTGCTTACGCACTTGAATTAAATACAATTAGTGAGCCTGTTAAATCTTCATTCGGATATCATATCATTGAAGTAACAGATAAACGTGAAGTTGCAGATTACCCTACATTTGAAGAGAAAAAAGAAGAAATTCGTCAAACTTTAATTTCTCAAAAATCAAATACAAAATTAATGGAATTAGTGAAAGCTGCAAATGTTGACATCAAAGATGCTGATTTACAAGGTACACTTGATGCTTACATGCCAACTGAAGAATAA
- the yhaJ gene encoding putative membrane protein YhaJ produces MHCWKTINIKHEYGTTRLTLWAIIVFILVFSFSFIFFGYLDPIQYTDNYDWLFFLIVLFLYPIHKFIHYFSLFKYRKNVSLKIKIDYRFVPIIHMRLTEIIPKTHYIFVLILPFLLINSILIYVAYSFPQYTHYSCLLLSCHCSICLIDILYVKNLLRAPRNAMIEETPRGYEILVPPNIP; encoded by the coding sequence ATGCATTGTTGGAAAACAATCAACATAAAACATGAATACGGGACAACTCGATTGACTTTGTGGGCAATTATTGTTTTTATACTTGTATTCTCATTTTCCTTTATTTTCTTTGGATATCTTGATCCAATACAGTATACCGATAATTATGATTGGTTATTTTTCTTAATTGTCCTTTTTCTATATCCTATTCATAAATTTATTCATTATTTTTCACTATTTAAATATCGCAAAAATGTCAGTTTAAAAATAAAAATTGACTATCGATTTGTTCCCATCATTCATATGCGATTAACGGAAATTATTCCTAAAACACACTATATTTTCGTATTAATACTGCCTTTTTTACTTATAAATTCTATTTTGATCTATGTAGCCTATTCCTTTCCACAATATACACATTATTCGTGCTTATTGCTTAGCTGTCATTGCAGTATTTGTTTAATCGATATACTATATGTTAAAAATTTATTGCGTGCACCACGCAATGCCATGATTGAAGAAACACCAAGAGGCTATGAGATTTTAGTACCTCCAAATATCCCATAA
- the hpr gene encoding HTH-type transcriptional regulator Hpr, whose protein sequence is MSEESYTLKEAMLYSQRIGHLSKALWKAVEKDWQLWIKPFDLNINEHHILWISHHLKGASISDVARFGVMHVSTAFNFSKKLEERGYLKFSKRDDDKRNTYIELTEAGAELIVQMNKRYLDTPHSILDGSLPLKELYGRFPEFLDVMAVIRNIYGDDFVEIFERSFKNYNEVFDNMHEKEKEIIAR, encoded by the coding sequence TTGTCTGAAGAATCTTATACATTAAAAGAAGCAATGCTTTATAGTCAAAGAATTGGACATTTATCAAAAGCTTTATGGAAAGCTGTTGAAAAAGACTGGCAACTTTGGATTAAACCATTTGACTTAAATATCAATGAACACCATATTTTGTGGATTTCTCATCATTTAAAAGGGGCATCTATATCAGATGTTGCTAGATTTGGAGTGATGCATGTTTCCACTGCATTTAACTTCTCTAAGAAATTAGAGGAACGAGGATATTTAAAATTCTCTAAACGTGATGACGACAAACGAAATACTTACATTGAACTTACTGAAGCTGGAGCTGAACTAATCGTTCAGATGAATAAACGTTATCTAGATACACCACATTCTATTCTTGATGGTTCTCTACCATTAAAAGAATTGTATGGTAGATTCCCAGAGTTTCTTGATGTAATGGCCGTTATTCGAAATATTTACGGTGATGATTTTGTTGAAATTTTTGAACGTTCCTTCAAAAATTACAACGAAGTTTTCGATAATATGCACGAGAAGGAAAAGGAAATAATAGCAAGATAG
- a CDS encoding hypothetical protein (frameshifted, deletion at around 3136671) gives MKALGLKCLVRMKKYKSYKGTVGKIAPNILDRNFKADAPNEKWVTDITEFKLFGEKLYLSPVLDLFNGEIITYTIGSRPTYSLVSEMIEKALERLPEEHKLLMHSDQGWHYQMKQYRHALESRGIVQSMSRKGNCYDNSVMENFFGIMKSEFLYLKEFQSVEDFKMELENYINYYNTKRMKAKLKMSPVQYRTHFIQAA, from the coding sequence ATGAAAGCCTTAGGCTTAAAGTGCTTAGTTCGAATGAAAAAGTATAAATCTTATAAAGGAACCGTTGGTAAAATTGCCCCGAATATTTTAGATCGCAATTTTAAAGCTGATGCGCCAAACGAGAAGTGGGTAACGGATATAACGGAGTTTAAATTATTTGGTGAAAAGCTCTATTTATCACCTGTTTTGGATTTATTTAACGGAGAAATTATTACATATACAATTGGTTCAAGACCTACATATTCTTTAGTTTCTGAAATGATAGAGAAGGCTTTAGAGAGATTACCAGAAGAACACAAGTTACTGATGCACTCTGATCAAGGCTGGCATTATCAAATGAAGCAATATCGCCATGCCCTTGAATCTAGAGGTATTGTGCAAAGTATGTCCCGCAAAGGAAATTGTTACGACAACTCGGTAATGGAGAATTTTTTCGGGATCATGAAATCAGAATTCCTCTACTTAAAAGAATTTCAAAGTGTCGAAGATTTTAAAATGGAACTTGAAAATTATATAAATTATTACAACACGAAACGCATGAAGGCAAAATTAAAAATGAGTCCGGTGCAATACCGAACTCATTTTATCCAAGCTGCCTAA
- the yhaR gene encoding putative enoyl-CoA hydratase/isomerase YhaR, with protein sequence MEFQSIQLEISDRLATLTLNRPNAMNAMDLNMLEELAHCFEILQGNEEIQILIVKGAGKAFSAGGDIKMMLQTENANGFDDIMDYITRISQAYYQLPMITISQIHGAAAGLGFSLAIASDIVVAEESSKLAMNFIGIGLIPDGGGHFFMKERVGVPKAKQIIWEGKTMNGKEALAVGLIDHLVPEGSIQQVVSQLTDKLLASPISSMLETKSILHSQKLDELKVTLEKEAVSQLKMRNTKDHLEGIHAFVEKRPPKFIGK encoded by the coding sequence ATGGAATTTCAATCAATTCAATTAGAAATTTCAGATCGATTGGCGACTTTAACATTGAATCGTCCAAACGCAATGAATGCAATGGATTTGAATATGCTAGAAGAGTTAGCCCATTGTTTTGAAATTTTACAAGGTAACGAGGAAATACAGATTTTAATTGTTAAGGGTGCTGGAAAAGCCTTTTCAGCTGGTGGCGATATTAAAATGATGCTTCAAACAGAAAATGCTAATGGCTTTGACGATATTATGGATTATATAACAAGAATTTCTCAAGCCTACTATCAGTTACCAATGATTACGATTAGTCAAATACACGGGGCGGCAGCAGGATTAGGTTTTAGCCTTGCTATTGCTTCTGATATTGTTGTAGCAGAGGAATCTAGTAAATTAGCGATGAATTTCATTGGAATTGGACTAATCCCAGATGGTGGTGGTCACTTCTTTATGAAGGAGCGAGTTGGAGTACCAAAAGCAAAACAGATTATTTGGGAAGGGAAAACGATGAATGGGAAAGAGGCGTTAGCTGTTGGATTAATTGACCATCTTGTACCTGAAGGATCAATTCAACAAGTTGTATCACAATTGACTGATAAACTATTAGCTTCACCAATTTCATCGATGCTTGAAACAAAATCAATTTTGCATAGCCAAAAATTAGATGAGTTAAAAGTTACATTAGAAAAAGAAGCGGTATCCCAATTGAAAATGAGAAATACAAAAGATCACCTTGAAGGAATTCATGCATTTGTTGAAAAAAGACCGCCTAAATTTATTGGTAAATAA
- a CDS encoding hypothetical protein (frameshifted, deletion at around 3136671): MEFAGIKRSTYYDTVKKMNRPDPDADLKVEIQAIYNEHEGRYGYRRIRDELANRGKKLITRKYNAS; the protein is encoded by the coding sequence GTGGAGTTTGCAGGAATCAAACGTAGCACGTATTACGATACAGTGAAAAAGATGAATCGACCAGATCCAGATGCCGATTTAAAGGTTGAAATTCAAGCTATTTATAACGAACACGAAGGCCGTTATGGATACCGCCGTATTCGAGATGAGCTAGCCAATCGTGGGAAAAAGTTAATCACAAGAAAGTACAACGCATCATGA
- the phnA gene encoding protein PhnA, translating to MNLPNCPKCNSEYTYEDGTNYICPDCAHEWNEDSQEELTELVVKDANGNLLSDGDTVSVIKDLKVKGSSQALKQGTKVKNIRLVDGDHNIDCKIDGFGAMQLKSEFVKKI from the coding sequence GTGAATTTACCTAACTGCCCAAAATGTAATTCCGAATATACATATGAGGATGGAACAAACTATATTTGTCCAGATTGTGCGCATGAATGGAATGAAGATTCGCAAGAAGAATTAACAGAACTTGTTGTAAAGGATGCAAATGGCAATCTTTTATCAGATGGCGATACTGTTTCGGTTATTAAGGATTTAAAGGTGAAAGGAAGCTCGCAAGCATTAAAACAAGGAACAAAAGTAAAGAATATCCGTTTAGTTGATGGCGATCATAATATTGATTGTAAAATTGATGGATTTGGAGCTATGCAGCTGAAATCAGAGTTTGTAAAGAAAATCTAA
- a CDS encoding transposase: MTRFTNEQKLEAIKRYQNGSESTNEIAKSMATSDSVIRNWIKQFEYHGLTAFEKSYTSHTAQFKMDVLNYMNENGVSPNEAAVIFNISSPGLIRKWRIQLASVGVDAFVPKIKGRPSMKKETNKQSVQAPVEGSNEALQARIKQLEMENEYLKKLNALVQAKEKSPKKTK, encoded by the coding sequence ATGACTAGATTTACAAATGAACAAAAACTTGAGGCCATTAAGAGATATCAAAATGGTTCTGAAAGTACAAATGAAATCGCAAAATCCATGGCTACGTCTGATTCTGTTATTCGTAACTGGATTAAACAGTTTGAATACCATGGTTTAACTGCTTTTGAAAAATCCTATACATCTCACACGGCTCAGTTTAAAATGGACGTATTAAACTATATGAACGAAAATGGCGTCTCGCCTAACGAAGCTGCAGTAATCTTTAATATTTCTTCACCTGGATTGATTAGAAAATGGAGAATTCAATTGGCTTCTGTGGGAGTGGATGCGTTCGTTCCAAAGATAAAGGGGCGTCCATCCATGAAAAAAGAAACGAATAAACAATCAGTACAAGCACCTGTAGAAGGTTCAAATGAAGCACTTCAAGCACGAATTAAGCAGCTTGAAATGGAAAATGAGTATTTAAAAAAGTTGAATGCCTTAGTTCAAGCAAAGGAAAAATCACCAAAGAAGACAAAGTAA
- a CDS encoding FAD-binding dehydrogenase translates to MKYDVIIVGAGLAGLTAACELIDAKKKVLIVDQEPANSIGGQAFWSFGGLFLIDTPEQRRMGIKDSKELAWQDWLGTAGFDRIGDEDRFAYEWARAYVDFAAGEKYHWLKSKGIKFFPVVGWAERGGSLAGGHGNSVPRFHIVWGTGPGIVEPFANKVLEAVKKGCIEYKPRHRVDELLTENGAVIGVQGKVLEDANIERGQESNRNEIANFEYKADAVIVASGGIGANLELVKKNWPSRLGTPPKYMVQGVPSYVDGRMLEIAESIGGRIVNRDRMWHYTEGLRNWNPIWRNHGIRILPGPSSMWLDAKGNRFSAPNFPGFDTLSTLEAIMRTGYDYSWFILTEKIIEKEFALSGSEQNPDITNKSIKQILKRLLPGPPAPVQAFKDHGADFVIADSLKELVDGMNQLAGNNLLDFIKIKEQIVARDREMENKFTKDAQIMSIRSARSYLGDKLIRVATPHKLLDPKCGPLIAVRLNILTRKTLGGLQTNLNGAVLNNDGKAIKGLFAAGEVCGFGGGGVHGYRSLEGTFVGGCLFTGRQVGKYLSN, encoded by the coding sequence ATGAAGTATGACGTCATTATAGTAGGGGCGGGTCTTGCAGGATTAACAGCAGCCTGTGAACTGATCGATGCAAAGAAGAAAGTTCTAATTGTCGATCAAGAACCAGCCAATTCGATTGGTGGCCAAGCTTTTTGGTCATTTGGTGGGCTATTTTTAATCGATACGCCTGAACAAAGGAGAATGGGTATAAAAGATAGCAAGGAGCTTGCATGGCAGGATTGGTTAGGTACAGCGGGATTTGATCGTATTGGAGATGAAGATCGCTTTGCTTACGAATGGGCAAGGGCTTATGTTGATTTTGCCGCAGGTGAAAAATATCATTGGCTTAAATCAAAAGGAATTAAATTCTTCCCTGTTGTTGGTTGGGCAGAAAGGGGAGGCTCTCTTGCAGGTGGTCACGGAAATTCAGTACCGAGATTCCATATTGTTTGGGGTACTGGACCTGGAATAGTAGAACCTTTTGCAAATAAAGTATTAGAAGCTGTCAAAAAGGGTTGCATTGAATATAAGCCACGTCATCGTGTAGATGAACTGCTAACTGAAAATGGAGCGGTTATAGGTGTACAAGGCAAAGTACTAGAAGATGCAAATATAGAAAGAGGACAAGAAAGTAATCGAAACGAAATTGCTAATTTTGAATATAAAGCGGATGCTGTCATTGTTGCGAGTGGAGGGATCGGTGCAAATTTAGAATTAGTGAAGAAAAATTGGCCGAGTCGTTTAGGTACCCCACCAAAATATATGGTTCAAGGTGTACCTTCTTATGTTGATGGTCGTATGCTTGAAATAGCAGAGAGCATTGGTGGGCGCATCGTCAATCGAGATCGAATGTGGCATTATACAGAAGGATTAAGAAACTGGAACCCGATCTGGCGAAACCATGGAATACGAATTTTACCAGGACCCTCATCGATGTGGTTAGATGCAAAAGGAAATCGATTCTCTGCACCAAACTTTCCAGGTTTTGATACGCTTTCGACTTTAGAAGCGATAATGAGAACGGGTTACGATTATTCTTGGTTTATTTTAACAGAGAAAATTATCGAAAAAGAATTTGCTCTTTCAGGTTCGGAACAAAACCCTGATATAACAAATAAAAGTATCAAACAAATTTTAAAAAGACTCCTACCTGGACCTCCTGCACCTGTACAAGCATTCAAAGACCACGGTGCTGATTTCGTCATTGCAGATAGTTTAAAAGAATTAGTGGATGGCATGAATCAATTAGCAGGAAATAATCTTTTAGATTTTATCAAAATAAAAGAACAAATCGTTGCACGGGATAGGGAAATGGAAAATAAATTTACAAAAGATGCACAAATTATGAGCATTCGAAGTGCTCGGAGTTATTTAGGGGATAAATTGATTCGCGTTGCCACTCCTCATAAACTGTTAGATCCTAAATGTGGACCTTTAATCGCTGTTCGACTAAACATTTTAACTCGTAAAACTTTAGGTGGTCTGCAAACAAATCTAAATGGAGCTGTATTAAATAATGATGGAAAAGCGATAAAAGGATTGTTTGCTGCTGGAGAAGTATGTGGTTTTGGTGGCGGTGGTGTCCACGGTTATCGTTCGTTAGAAGGAACTTTTGTTGGAGGCTGTTTATTTACGGGAAGACAGGTTGGAAAATATTTGAGTAATTAA